The Devosia sp. MC521 genome segment TGGCGGTAAGCGCTTAAAAGTCTCGGCGACAAGGTCGTAGCCGAGAGTAAGGGTGTGTTCTGCGTCAGCAAAGTCCGGGGTATTGAACTTGTGGCCGAGTTGGAACGAGCTCTTATACCGGCTACCGGTATGAGCCCCGTTTTTCACGCCATTGGTGTCAAAAGTCTCGCGATCTACCTTGGTTCCGCTAAAGCGCCCGCCGTGGAAAAACGCGCCATCATCGCTTTCCCAGTTATAGCCCAGAGCTGCAAGAAACTCTTCGGTGCGGGTTGTGTCGTATGTATCAATCAGCTTGCCATAGGTTGCGCTGCCGGAAGTCCAATCCTCACTATCGAGGTCCGCGTGAACACTACCATATCGTAAGTTACCGTCGACCCGCAGGTTTTGGCTCACATTGGCATTGAAGCGGATGTTGGCATCGATGTGGCTGGCGCCGTCCAGTTCATTGCCAAAAGACGACACGTTAAAGCCATCGGTATGGCGTGCGCTTAGCGCGCTGGTGATATCAAAATTATCCTGGCCGAACGTCACTTGAGCGTTACCCATTTTGGTGCCGTCAGTGCCAAATTCAGTCGCAAGAGTGGTGCGAATGCCATCTCTGCTGCCCGCCTTGGTGATGATGTTGATGACACCAGCCATGGCATTCGAGCCCCAGAACGCGCTTTGTGGGCCGCGCAAAATTTCGACGCTTTCAATGTTTGAAACTTGCAGGCGACCGAAGTCAAACTCGCCGGTGGATGTTTCACTGACCGGCACGCCGTCTATCAGCACCAAGACGTGGTTGCCTTCAGCGCCACGCATACGCACTTGGGTGTTTGCGCCAGCCGAGCCTGACGTCGAAACAGAAAGCCCTGGCACCTGTTTGAGGAGGTCCGCAACATAAGGGACCTTGGCGCGATTGATCGTGTCGGAATTGATCAGCGTATAAGATCGACCGACCTCGTTGGCGGCAACGGGGGTGAGGCCTGCAGATACCACGACAGGTCCAAGCAAGGTTTCTTGCGCATTCGCCGTGCCGAAAGTGAGCAGCGAGGCTATTGCTGTAGCCGAAAGCAGCGTCATATTGAGCTTAAACATAGGACTTCTCATCAAATAGCGCGCTGGGAGACCCAGTCGGCATTGCGCTGGAGGCGTTCGAGTTCTGGGACCAGCGGGCAGCTGGCGCAGAAATTGTTCTTTTCGGATTTGTAGTAGAGGCAGCACGCCGCACGGCGCTGGCACACCCGGTTTTGGCCGTCTGATTTGACTGAATAGAGTTTTGGCCGTGCACTGGTCGGAATGCCTGTGAGGCGAATAATTTCGTCCGCTTCCTGTTGCGCGCGCTCTTCCTGGCCCAGCGCTTCGCACATTCCATAAATTTGCGCGGCCCAAGACGACGAGACCATCGACCAGAGAGCCTTGTAGGAATAGTTCGACCAGCGGTGGAGCGCTTCAACCGTGTCAGCGCTCATCATGAGCAATTGTTTAGCAACTGCTGCGCGACGCGCTTCCACTTCCCCTGAAAGGCTGTCGTCGACTTCGAGCCCTTCAACACCTACTGATTGCAGTAATGTGCTGGATGAGAATTTGAGCGCAAACCGATGGTAGGAAATCGTCGACTGGCTCAGAAGGTGGGCGGCGACGGGAAGGCCTGCCGCCCAGCCCGTGCGCAGCAGAAGCGAGGCAGCGGCTCCCTTGCGACTGCGCCCAAATCCTTTGTGTTGCAGCTCCTCAAGCATGGTCGGCAAGGGGCCGTCGTTGGCGTCGCTCAGCTGTTGTTGAGTGATCCAACCATCCAAATTGGACCAAGTCGCGCCGATGTCGCGGACAACAAGGCTAGGCTGAAGATAAAACTCCTCAGCCTTTTCCAAGAAACGCTCTGTGGTCGAAGCTTTTAGTCCCCGAGAGCCATTGAGGATGGTCTGCGTCGTCTCCATCACGATGCATCCATCATCATGTCTTGGTAGCCCTCTCCGGTTTCATCGAATGCTTCCGGATCGCGGCCGAGGTAACGCTGAGCAATGTCGCGCCACATGGCCAGATTTTCCCAGCGCGCTGGTTTGAGCAGCTTGTCGCCTAAGTCAGCGTGCGGGTTGGCGAAGTGGATGGTCAGCATCGGAGTGCCGGCACTGTTGATGAGATCGAAGCCCCAAGTGAGCGGTGCGCCTTTCATGTCGAGGCGACGGAAAATGACGGCTTTCCCGGGCAACCGGGCTGGGCGCGTTTCGCCGACGGGCCAGCCACCGGTGCCCACACAAATATGGAAGTGCTGCGTGCCGCAAGCGATGGTTAAAAACCCATTCGATAAATCGAAGTAGGACGGGGCCGTCGCACACGTCATCTCATAGGACGCGCCTTCGATCAGTGGACCGAAGTTGACCTGATCCCAGTAGGTTTTGAAGACGTATTGGATGAACTCAGCGAGGTAGTTCTCATCCAAAGGCAGAGCCCATTCCTGTACGGCGCTGGTAAAGCCGTCGTTGGAGGGAATGATCTGCGGTTCGCTCGATACGGGAATTGGGTTGGTCATGGTTATTCCGCCAGCAGTTCTGCGTCTTGATCGGCAGGGATGTTGTCGAATTGGCTTGCCCAGGCAGCGACATTGGCATCGCGCTTTTGGGTCAGGCGGCGCAGCGCAACGCGAGCGGTTGTCCGACCGCGGCGGGTGTCCGGCCACACATCGGGCCGCGGGGCCGTGCCTGCCGTGACTGTTTCGCGGACGGTCTTGGCGATGGCGTGCTCGTCGGGCAGGGCGTACTGGTTCCAGAGCGCGAGGAACGCTGCGTCCTTTTCGTCCGAGAAGGGCTGTTCATGTCCCAGTACGTCACGCCAGGGGGAGCCCGGGTGCAGCGTGAGAATGGGCTGGTAGCCTTCTGGTATCGGGTCTGTCGCAGCATGCGTGCGGCCTGAAGTGATCGACTTGGCGATCAGATGTGTATGCGGACCTTCCGGGCTTTTGCCGTTGGGGTGCGGGATCTCTTGGTAAACCTCAAGACGCCCGAGTGGGCTCAGCATGACGCGGTGCGGTTGTGCACGCAAAGTGTCGGCGTGAAGGTGCCGTGCCTGCTCGGAGAAAATGGACAAGCCTTCAAGCGAGCGCATAAATTTGATGTGATCTGGATCGTGCGTGCGGGCGCACATGTGGACGTGGCCGATGCCGACACCGAGATCAAACAAGATCGCGTCGCGTTGGTCCTCACGCAGTGCATCGCGGTCTGGGCCAAGCTCGCGGACAACATGAGGCTTGTCAGCCTCAGCAGTGCGCTTCATGCAAAACGCAACATCGTTGTGCCAGCTCTTGCCATCAGCGGCGAGAGTTTCAAAGGCGATGATTTTGATATCATCGGCTGGTGTGATGCGAATGGCTGCGCGCTTGGTCACGCGGCTCAACGCGTCGGTATGCAGGGTCTCCTCACCGGCATCCCAGCGGAATTCACCAATTGCACCAAATGTGCCAATGCTCCACGTGTTGCGCGGATCAAGCAAGGCCTGTCGGACGACTTCTTTCACGTGTTCCCCCCAGTGGTCTTCGTGTCATTCGTGATGGATCGGTAAAAGACGCGCTCGTGATCACCCACCAGATCAGGGTGAAGGATTGAGATCAGGTCTTTGATGACGAGGTCTGGGCGCAATGTGCCCATCTCATAAATTTGGACGCCCCCGTTGGGGCCTTTGAGTGCGTCTGGCATCCACACCTGACCCGCTTGTGCGGCGGGAAGGGCCGCAAGGCGTGGGTCATCAGCGGCGATGTCTGCAAGGCTCAGATAGTCGTTCGACGCATGGATCCAGAATTGTGCATCCAGCGCGGACCCGATGAGCCGCTCAAAATCGTGGATTTGAAAGCTGCCCGCGTTGGTGTCAGTTTCGAAGACGTAACGCCCGCCAGCATCGACGATTGACGCGGCAACAAAGCTGGCGCCGCCTGCGGCAAAGAACGTGCCTTCAAAAGCGCTGCCACTGAGAACCCATGGCTTCTGCTCGTCGGTTAGATGGGCAACTCTGGCGACGGCTGTCGCGTATTCTGTCGTGATTTCGTCGTAAACCGCGTTGGCTTTGGCTTCTTCGTTATAAAGCGCGGCAACGAACTTGACCCATTCGGCCCGACCCAGTGGCGTTGTTTCCTGCCAATCAGAGTGATTGACCACCGAGATGCCGAGATTGCGAACTTGCGCCATCTCAGCCGAGCCGCTACCGGCAGCCAGCACTACGTCTGGCTGAGCCGATACAATACGCTCGACATCAATGGCTCCGCTTGACTCGAACTCGGTCACATCCGGTTTTGAGATCTGTGCGAGCACTTCGGGCAGGGAGACAAAGTCCTTGCGCGCTATGCCGGTGATTGTTTCCACCTGCCCAAGCGCCAGAAGTGAAGGATTTTGTGTGGTGCTGCCTGCGAAAACACTGCGGATTGGCACTTGGATGACAGCGTCGATCTGCTGGTCAAGCTTTGGAAGCGGTGCGCCGCAAAGATTGAGTAGATAGGTCTCTGGTCTCCCACCCGGAAAAGGTTTTTCGACGGTGAGAAGCTTATAGCTATCGTGGTAACTGAGCGAAAAGTTCTTGGCGTTTGTGATCTTAGCCTTATGGGCGAAATAGTCCTCACCGGCGCTGTAAGACGTTAGGCAGCCATCACCATCGAACGGCGCGGCTAAGGCGCTCGTGCACGCACAGACGGAAACAGCGGTAAGGATCGACACGCGAGACATCATGAGCCGGTGCGCTCCAAAATCTGAGCGACGCGTGTAGGCTGTTCAGTGAGGTTGAGGCCGCGAGCGCAGCATGCGAGCTCGCCAAAGCTTTGACCAAAATGGGCCTCGTCGTCGTAGCGCAGAGACCAACCGTGCGCGGTCACATTCACAATAATTAGGTTGGATGCATCGACGGGGGCAGGCGGGGGCAATAGGCCTTCCCGCTCCAGTACGGCTGCCGCCAAGCCCACATTGTCTCCATCACCCGTCACGGTCGCATAGCCACGCAGGGTAGGGCGCACTGTGAAGCTGCGCTCTGCGGCGCAAAAGCTCATCGTTGGACCAGAAAAGCAGCTCTCAAGATGGCCCGAGGCGATCAGATCTTCCGGCGCGCCATTGTGCAGCTGACCGTCCTTCTCAACGAGCCAAACGGTATCAGCGGTGCGAAGAGCAAGTTCGAGATCATGGCTAGAAAGGATAATCGCCACATTGGATGCACGTGCGAGAGCACGGAGCATGCCGACCAGTTCAATGCGAGCCGTTACGTCAAGGAATGCTGTGGGCTCGTCGAGCAGCAAAAGGTCCGGTTGCTGCGCCAAAGCGCGCGCAATCATCACGCGCTGGCGCTCGCCGTCTGACATCTCCGAAACATCTCGGTCAGCGAGATGGCTGCCACCGACCGAAGCTAGGGCGTTGCGGGCTATAGTGCGGTCGTTGGCGCTCAACAAGCCTGCCCAGCCGGTGTATGGATACCGGCCAAGTTCGACGAGTTTTTCGGCGGTGATTGAACCAATGGACAAGCGATCAGTCAGTACCAAGCCCAAATGTTTCGCCAAATCCATTTGCGACAGATGAGCGATATCGCGTCCGGCAATCTCTACTGAACCACCCGTGGGTTTCTGTGCCCGGGCCAACGTACGCAGCAGTGTGGACTTGCCAGCCCCGTTCGTTCCCAGAAGGAAAACCAGTTCGCCGGGCATAATGGTGAGATTCAGATTGGCGAGAACGGTACGGGCACGTTTGCCAGTGACATAGCCAACGCTCAGGTCATGGGTCTGTAATGTCGGACGCATTAGCTCAGTACTCCACGGCGTGATTTGAGGATGACGAACAGAACGACTGGCGCACCCACGAGGGCGGTCACAGCGTTGAGGGGGAGCGAGCCGAACTGTCCGGGGAAGAGCGAAACGATTTGCGCAAACAGAGCGATCTGGGCGCCCAGGAGCACTGAAACGGGAACGAGAACCGCATGGTCAGACGTGCTGGTCAGCGCGCGCGCGAGATGCGGGACGGCGACCCCCAGAAACCCAATCGGGCCGCAGAACGCCGTCACTGCTCCGGCGAGCATTGAGGCTGATCCCATGGTGATGAGACGGGTGAAGCGGGTGTTGACGCCCATCGATCGCGCATAATTGTCGCCCAAGAGCATGGCGTTGAGCTGCTTTATCGAGATTAGCGCAACAGCGATGCCAAAAAGGATTACAGGTGCGAATACGGGCAAGTCAGACCAGGTAACGGCGCTGAACGAGCCAAAACCCCATGCGGTCCAGCGCTGCAATTGTTCGGGCGATGCACCAGCAACAAGCACAGTAACGAAAGCAGAGACGCCATAGCCGGTCATCAGACCAAAAATGAGAACGGTCGAAGGGTTGGCAAGGCGAGCAGCAATGATAAGCGTTGGAATGAGTATCGCGAGCGCCCCGAGCGTTGCCGCAGTCACCAAGACCAGACCCCCACCGATGCCAAATCCGCCAGTCAGCAGACCCGCCATAGCGCTGCCGGAAGCCAAAACCACGAGGGCAACACCCAAGCTTGCGCCTGAGGTGATCCCCAAGACGAAAGGGTCGGCCAGTGGGTTGCGCAGTAGGGTCTGCATCTGAAGACCGGCTACGCCCAAAGCCGCTCCAGCGAGCAACGCAGTTAGGGCGCGGGGCAGGCGGATGGAGGTGATAACGCCAGCCGTGCTTGGCTTCTCTGTTGGCAAACCAAGAAGCGCTGCGGCGACGTCGGACAAGGCGATCGCAGTCGAGCCAATCGCAACCGCCACGCACAGCATGACGAGTAAGCTTAGGCTCAATGCGGCCAAGATCAGGCTATGACGATGGCGCGCAACAAATGCGCCCCAGGCGTTGCCTGATGGCCATCTGCTATCCGCAGATGTCTGGAACATTCCCTCTCCCTCCTGACACCATGTTCAGGATCTCCAGCGCTCGCGTCGGGCTTTGCCTCTTAAGCGTGTGGCGCTTGGTGATGGGATTACCGTGCACTGTCTGGCGCGTTCCGTGCCTGCACGTTTTGGATTTAAACTTGCCGATTTTTGCAGGTTTGTTTTGTGTAAATTCAACGCGCTAGGGGATACGAGTTTTTGCGGTGCGCTTGGGCATTAGAAAAGGAGGCGCAGGAGCCAACCCGCGCCTCCTAATTATGCTTTCAACTGGATTATGGTTTGAGCGCTTCGCCGAGAACCGCAAGGCGGGCCGCAAACGGATCTGCAACCGACCCAGTACTAGCCCCAAAGATCATGCCGTTCTTGCCGTCATTCCAGGTCTTCCACTCGGGAACCCCTTCGCCGTTTGGATTGCCGGTACGTGCAAAATTAGCCCAAGCAGTGCTCATCACAGTAGCAAGCGCGCGATCATCGGCATCTGGTTCACCTACGGTCGCCTTGGCTAGGTCAAGGTTGTCGAAAACATAAGCGATCTCTGCAGTGTGTGGCACGTTGAGTTCGCCATCACGGCCGCCTTGGCGCTGAGTGAAGTGGTAGACGTAGGTTTCGGCGTCTTGCCCGGAGCGAAGGTCTGCTACACGTGACACCAGCTGAGTCATCCATATGTCGGAAGCAATGATCTGGAACACTTCATGGTCCGGCGTGCCAGGCAGAAGGGCGCGGTAGCCATCCATTAGAGCGTCGATACGCTCGGCTGGAATGCGACCGGTGAAGTTGCCCTTAGCAAATGCTTCCTTCAAGCCATCAGCATCAACAGGCTTTGTTGGTGTGTTGTTGAAGAATGTCGACTCGGTAAAATTCGACCCGATAATGAGTGGTATCGACTTGCCTGCTGGATCGGCATCCGGCGCAAATGGACCGCGGGGGAGAGTCGAACCCTGTACTGGACCCCAGTTTCCGCCTGCGACCAGCTTGGTCACATCCGCCGACTGCAATGATGCCAAATCAGTTACGCCGGCGGCTTCCAGAACGGTCGCTGTCGATGCTTGCGCAGCCTCAACTGTAATTGGTGCGGTAGCGATACCGCTTTGGGCGATAACCTTGGAGAAGAGGCCTTGGGCTGAAGGCATCGACATCAGCGTCGTTACCTTGCTGCCACCACCGGATTCGCCAAAGACTGTCACGTTGGACGGGTCGCCGCCGAGTTCTTCAATGTTGTCGCGCACCCATCTGAGCGCTTGTACGATATCGAGCATACCGGCGTTGCCGGAGTCTTTGTATGCGTCGCCAGCTACAGCAGATACGTCCATAAAACCGAGTGATGCCAGACGGTGGTTGAGCGTTACGACAACCACGTCTTGGTTGTCGACGAAGCGTGATGCCTCGTAGCGAATAGTGCCGCCCGAACCGCCGGTGAAACCGCCACCGTGCATCCACACCATGACGGGGCGCTTGCCGGAGTCGACACCTGGAGTCCAAACGTTCAAGAAGAGACAATCTTCGCTAGGTGCGTTGGGGTCGAGGTCAACGCCTTCCTCAGGCATCAAAATTGGTGCATACGGCAGCCCGTAGCACGTCGCGCCATAGTTTGAGGTGTCATAAATGCCGTCGATTGCTGGAACTGGCTGTGGTGGTAGAAAGCGGTTTGCGCCCCCGGCATCAGCCGCGTAGCGAATGCCCTTAAACACGGAGACGCCGTCAACATAGGTGCTGGCCTGACCGGCGATCTTGCCATTGCTGGTCTCTACGACGATTTGTTGAGCCAGTGTAGGAACGGCCAGCATTGCCAGCATGCTGCCGCCAAGCAGCAGCGAATTCAGTAAACGCATATTCTCCTCCAATGCGCATCGGTTCCATGAGGAACTTCCCGGCAAGCTTGTCCGGACTGCATCGATTTCACCTGCACGAAATTCGCAAAATGTCGGGATGTTTGTGTCTTGTTGGTGATCGCTAAAAATCCCAGCATGACCCTGGCGATCTATAAAAGAACCTACAAAAGTTGATCGTCACACATGAGAAGCAAACTTTGAGGAGAGCTTGCGTGAAGGTGCTGCCTATTCTTGTGGCGACTACATCTTTAGTCGTAGCTTCAATAAATTTTACTGTTTACGCGCAGGAGTTTGTTGAATTCCTGCCGTCGGCGGGTGAATCTGCAAATTGGACTGAAAGCAAAGCTAAGCTGCAGGCGTTTGGCGAGGAGTTTGATACTTCCGAGACGCTGTTTGCATTCCTGAAGGTCAAAGCCAACGGCGGCGTGCAGCTGACATGGGAAGATATGAAGAAGCCAGAATACGACTGGTCAGGTATCTTTACTCGCACCAAGGGCGGGTTGTCGTTCGATCCTGAGCTCCCTGCCAATGAAATTAGTGCCACACTTACGGACGAAGGTGCCGCAGCTCGTCAGGCTAAAATCGACCTGATGAACACCATTCACGGCGAATATGATCCAATCTCCGATTGTCGTGCGCCAGGGTTCCCGCGGTGGATCACCGAACCATTTCTGCACGAGTTCATCGTGACACCAGACACAACTTGGCTGGTCAACGAGATGGTCAACGACACTCGCCGCGTCTACACAGACGGTCGTGATCATACGGCTGAAGAAGACGCATACCCAACTTGGA includes the following:
- a CDS encoding iron ABC transporter permease — protein: MFQTSADSRWPSGNAWGAFVARHRHSLILAALSLSLLVMLCVAVAIGSTAIALSDVAAALLGLPTEKPSTAGVITSIRLPRALTALLAGAALGVAGLQMQTLLRNPLADPFVLGITSGASLGVALVVLASGSAMAGLLTGGFGIGGGLVLVTAATLGALAILIPTLIIAARLANPSTVLIFGLMTGYGVSAFVTVLVAGASPEQLQRWTAWGFGSFSAVTWSDLPVFAPVILFGIAVALISIKQLNAMLLGDNYARSMGVNTRFTRLITMGSASMLAGAVTAFCGPIGFLGVAVPHLARALTSTSDHAVLVPVSVLLGAQIALFAQIVSLFPGQFGSLPLNAVTALVGAPVVLFVILKSRRGVLS
- a CDS encoding carboxylesterase family protein, giving the protein MRLLNSLLLGGSMLAMLAVPTLAQQIVVETSNGKIAGQASTYVDGVSVFKGIRYAADAGGANRFLPPQPVPAIDGIYDTSNYGATCYGLPYAPILMPEEGVDLDPNAPSEDCLFLNVWTPGVDSGKRPVMVWMHGGGFTGGSGGTIRYEASRFVDNQDVVVVTLNHRLASLGFMDVSAVAGDAYKDSGNAGMLDIVQALRWVRDNIEELGGDPSNVTVFGESGGGSKVTTLMSMPSAQGLFSKVIAQSGIATAPITVEAAQASTATVLEAAGVTDLASLQSADVTKLVAGGNWGPVQGSTLPRGPFAPDADPAGKSIPLIIGSNFTESTFFNNTPTKPVDADGLKEAFAKGNFTGRIPAERIDALMDGYRALLPGTPDHEVFQIIASDIWMTQLVSRVADLRSGQDAETYVYHFTQRQGGRDGELNVPHTAEIAYVFDNLDLAKATVGEPDADDRALATVMSTAWANFARTGNPNGEGVPEWKTWNDGKNGMIFGASTGSVADPFAARLAVLGEALKP
- a CDS encoding ABC transporter substrate-binding protein; protein product: MMSRVSILTAVSVCACTSALAAPFDGDGCLTSYSAGEDYFAHKAKITNAKNFSLSYHDSYKLLTVEKPFPGGRPETYLLNLCGAPLPKLDQQIDAVIQVPIRSVFAGSTTQNPSLLALGQVETITGIARKDFVSLPEVLAQISKPDVTEFESSGAIDVERIVSAQPDVVLAAGSGSAEMAQVRNLGISVVNHSDWQETTPLGRAEWVKFVAALYNEEAKANAVYDEITTEYATAVARVAHLTDEQKPWVLSGSAFEGTFFAAGGASFVAASIVDAGGRYVFETDTNAGSFQIHDFERLIGSALDAQFWIHASNDYLSLADIAADDPRLAALPAAQAGQVWMPDALKGPNGGVQIYEMGTLRPDLVIKDLISILHPDLVGDHERVFYRSITNDTKTTGGNT
- a CDS encoding ABC transporter ATP-binding protein; its protein translation is MRPTLQTHDLSVGYVTGKRARTVLANLNLTIMPGELVFLLGTNGAGKSTLLRTLARAQKPTGGSVEIAGRDIAHLSQMDLAKHLGLVLTDRLSIGSITAEKLVELGRYPYTGWAGLLSANDRTIARNALASVGGSHLADRDVSEMSDGERQRVMIARALAQQPDLLLLDEPTAFLDVTARIELVGMLRALARASNVAIILSSHDLELALRTADTVWLVEKDGQLHNGAPEDLIASGHLESCFSGPTMSFCAAERSFTVRPTLRGYATVTGDGDNVGLAAAVLEREGLLPPPAPVDASNLIIVNVTAHGWSLRYDDEAHFGQSFGELACCARGLNLTEQPTRVAQILERTGS
- a CDS encoding (2Fe-2S)-binding protein, whose amino-acid sequence is METTQTILNGSRGLKASTTERFLEKAEEFYLQPSLVVRDIGATWSNLDGWITQQQLSDANDGPLPTMLEELQHKGFGRSRKGAAASLLLRTGWAAGLPVAAHLLSQSTISYHRFALKFSSSTLLQSVGVEGLEVDDSLSGEVEARRAAVAKQLLMMSADTVEALHRWSNYSYKALWSMVSSSWAAQIYGMCEALGQEERAQQEADEIIRLTGIPTSARPKLYSVKSDGQNRVCQRRAACCLYYKSEKNNFCASCPLVPELERLQRNADWVSQRAI
- a CDS encoding TonB-dependent receptor, coding for MFKLNMTLLSATAIASLLTFGTANAQETLLGPVVVSAGLTPVAANEVGRSYTLINSDTINRAKVPYVADLLKQVPGLSVSTSGSAGANTQVRMRGAEGNHVLVLIDGVPVSETSTGEFDFGRLQVSNIESVEILRGPQSAFWGSNAMAGVINIITKAGSRDGIRTTLATEFGTDGTKMGNAQVTFGQDNFDITSALSARHTDGFNVSSFGNELDGASHIDANIRFNANVSQNLRVDGNLRYGSVHADLDSEDWTSGSATYGKLIDTYDTTRTEEFLAALGYNWESDDGAFFHGGRFSGTKVDRETFDTNGVKNGAHTGSRYKSSFQLGHKFNTPDFADAEHTLTLGYDLVAETFKRLPPNALDEQKRNTQSIVGEYRGRFADQLNLTAAVRHDINDQFANVTTYSLSGSWEIPNSDTTLHASLGTGSTNPTFVEQFGYNPSSFVGNANLKPETSIGWDIGVSQSLLDGLITLDATYFNQNLENEIKSVGWSPATVENDTGLSTRQGVELTAALDFFNGFTASGSYTYTDSRDGSGVTEIRRPKHSGVINLAYDFEEIPLRLNTDLMLVGEADDTDFATSTNVKLPGYALLNAGINYEVSENVEVYARVQNLLNVSYQNVLGYNNAGRTFYVGAKASF